The DNA region CGTACGTCCCCCAGGAAGGGGAAGTCCGGTTGCATCTTCCGCACCTCGGCCAGGATGAAGGCGCCGACCTCACGGGCGTTCTCCATCAGGCTCTCGCCGCAGCCGGGGTGCTTCACCACGCCCTCCAGCAGGTCGAGGGTGGCGTGCGCCGCCGCCGCTGCCACCGGGTTGCCGCCGAAGGTCGAGCCGTGCGAGCCGACGGGCCAGGTCATGACCGACTCCTTGGCGAGCATCGCGGAGATGGGCAGGCCCGAGGCGATGCCCTTGGCGAGGGTGACGATGTCCGGTTGAACGTCGAAATTCTGGAACGAGAACATCTTCCCCGTGCGGCCCATGCCCGCCTGCACCTCGTCGAAGATCAGGAGAATGCCGTGCCGGTCGCAGAGTTCGCGCAGTTTCGGCAGGAAGTTCGCAGGCGGCACGATGTACCCGCCCTCGCCCTGCATGGGCTCGATGATGAAGGCGGCGACCTCGTCGGCGGGGATGACCGTCTGGAACAGCAGTTCGATGTGGTCGAGAACCGCCTGCCCGCAGGTCTCCGGCGTGCTGCCCAACGGCGGGCGGAAGGGGTTGGGGTAGGGGACGTGCGAGACGTTCGGCAGGAGCGGGCCGAAGCCGCGCTTGTACTTCGTCTTGGAGCCCGTCAGCGTGATCGCCCCGTACGTCCGCCCGTGGAAGGAGCCCAGCGTGGAGATGATGTGGCTGCGCCCGGTGTGGTTGCGCGCGAGCTTGACCGCCGCCTCGACCGCCTCCGCGCCGGAGTTGCCGAAGAACACGCGCCACTTCTCGGCGGGCCGCTCGATGTGGGCGACCAGCCGCTCGGCCAGGCTCGTGGTGATCTCCTGCGGGTAGTCGGTGAGGCAGACGTGCGAGAAGCGCGTGACCTGCTCCTGAACGGCCTTCACCACATGCGGGTGCGCGTGCCCGGTCGTGCTGACCGCGATCCCCGCGAAGAAGTCGAGCATGGTGTTCCCGTCCACGTCGGTCAGCCACACGCCCTCGCCGCGCTCCGGCACGAAGGGATAGGGCCTCATGTAGGAGGTGGAGAGGTGCCGAGAGTCGCGCTCCATGATGGCTTTCGTCTTGGGGCCGGGGAGGGCGGTCTTGAGTTCGGGCTGGCGGGGTTTGGGGAGGGCGGTCATGGATGGGTCTCCTGCGAGTTGAATGTTTTTTTGGACGTTGAGGCGGTGGGTGAACCCCTCAGTCCGCTTCGCGGACAGCTCCCCTCAAGGGGAGCCTAAGAATTTGCCTCCCCTTAAGGGGAGGTGCCCCGAAGGGGCGGAGGGGTTCGCCCACCGCTCAATCCCCGCTTACCGGCTCCGGCACCTGCACCATCCCGTCCGGCGCGGTGTCGGTGACGGTCGCACTCCCCACCCCATACGCCGCCCACTTGTCCTCGCGGCTGTTGAGGCGGTGTTGAACGGCACCGGGGCGGTTGCGGCTCTCGCTGAACTCCTTCGGCTCGATGGAGATGCGCTCGCCTTCGAGGAGGCCGTAGATGCCGCTCTGGCCGGGCTCCTTGCGCTGCCAGTCCTCTGGGACAGCCATGTCAGGGCCGCTGTAGTCGGTCGGCTCGGAGTAAGCGGCGATGTAGCCCTCGAAGTTGCGGAGGATCAGCTTTTCGGGCGAGTGCGAGAGCACGTAGTTGGGCGCGACCGGAATCTTGCCGCCGCCGCCGGGCGCGTCCACCACATAGGTCGGAATGGAGTAGCCGCTCGTGTGCCCGCGCAGGCTCTCCATGATCTCCAGGCCCTTGCTCACCGTGGTCCGCAGGTGCCCCGCCCCGTGCACGAGGTCGCACTGGTAGATGTAGTAGGGCCGCACACGAATCTTGACGAGTTCGCGCAGGAGCTTTTGCATGATCACGGGATGGTCGTTCACCCCGCGCAGCAGGACGCTCTGGTTGCCCAACGGTACGCCCGCGCGGGTGAGGCGGTCGCAGGCCTCCGCCACCTCCGGCGTGATCTCCTTGGGGTGGTTGACGTGGATATTCATCCACAGCGGATGGTTCTCGGCCAGCACGTCGCACAGTTCCTGGGTCACGCGCATGGGCATGAAGACCGGGACGCGCGTGCCGATGCGGATGATCTCGATGTGCTCGATCTTGCGCAGTTCGGAAAGCAGGCGGCCCAGCACCTTCGGGGCGAGGGTCAGCGGGTCGCCGCCAGAAAGCAGCACGTCGCGCACCTGGGGAGTCTTTCGCAGGTAGTCGAGTTGCGCCTCGTACTCGGCGGGGTTGAAGGTCTCGGAAGGGTCGCCCACGATGCGCGAGCGGGTGCAGTAACGGCAGTACGACGCGCACTGGGTCGTCACCAGCATCAGCACCCGGTCGGGGTAGCGGTGGACGAGGCCGGGCACCGGGCTGTGCTTGTCCTCGGCGAGCGAGTCCTCCATCATCGCGGTGAAGGGCTCCAGCTCGTGGTGGGTGGGGATCACCTGGCGCCGCACGGGGCAGGTGGGGTCCTCCGGGTCCATCAACGAGGCGAAATACGGGGTGATGTCGAGGCGGAAGATGCCCTTGGCCGAGGCCCCCAGTCGCTCGCTCTCGGTGAGGCGGATGACTTCCTCCAACTCCTCGACCGAGTTGATGCGGTTCTTGAGCTGCCACTTCCAGTCGTACCACTGCTCGTCGGGCACGCTGGCCCACTTCGGGGCGCGGTGGTTGCGGGGCAGCATCTGCTGAGACCGGACGGTCGCCTGCGGGTGCAGTGTCGTTGCACGGGTCATGTGGCTCTCCTGTTACAGAATGAAATGTGATCTCTTCCCTCTCATTGTTGGGCTTAGGGACAGCATTTGGAATACGTGGGGGCTGTTCAAGTGCCACGTCGAGGCGTGAGGGAGGCTGTCAAACGCTACTCACGACCTTGCAATTGATAAGATGCCTCCATGAAGCAGCACGGCGGCAACCTCGACCCCCTCGACCACCGCATCCTCGAAGAACTCCAGACCGACTCGCGGCTGAGCATGAGGGAACTCGGGCGGCGGGTGGGGCTCTCGGCTCCCGCCGTGACCGAGCGGGTGCGGCGGCTGGAGGATGCGGGCGTGATCCTGGGCTACGGGGTGCGGGTGGCGAGCAAACCCCTGGGGCGGACGATCACCGCCTTCATCGGGGTGCAGGACTCGGGACGCAACGACCCGACGCTCGTGCGCTGGGCAAAAAAACACGATGGGGTGCTGGAGTGCCACAGCGTCACCGGGGACAACTCCTGCATCCTGAAGGTGGCCGTGCCCGACGTGGGGGCGCTTGAAACGATGCTGGGCGACCTGATCGGGATGGGTTTCACCTGCGACACGAGCATCGTGCTGAGCACGCCGCTGGAGGGGAAGGTGCTGCTGCCTCCCAAATGAGGGGGATCAACCTTCTTCCTCAACCCGGACACCCTGCCGCCGCAACACCTGCTGAGCGGTGCGGCTGAGGATGAGGTCGTCGCTTAGGGCCAGCGTCTGCAACGTCTCCTCTACCCGCGCGTCAGCGTGACTTTCGAGCAGCGGCACGGCGGAGCGCCGAACGCGGATGCTGGGGTCATTCAGCGCCACATCGAGCATGACGGGCACGAGGTCGCCCTCCGAGCCGAGCGGGCTGAGTTTGCAGGCGTCGCAGGTCAGTGAGTGCAGGGCCGCGCGGCGCACCCGGGGCACGGGGTCGTTCAGGAGCCGCCGCAGGGGCACGGCGCAACGGCCGTCCGCCATGTGGTCCAGGGCACCCGCGCAGTCGAAGCGGACCCGGGGCTGGCGGTGGCTCAGGCCCTGGATGAGGCCGTCAACAACGAGAGGAAGTTCGCCCGTGGCGTTCAACTGTTCCCGAACGGCCAGGATGTCCCGCAGGGGCATAAGCGCGAAGCGGGCGCCCAGGGATTGAGTGTCATGGGCATGCGACCAGGCGAGCAGCGAGGCAGCCAACTCGTCCAGAAACCGCCGCCGCATCGAGCGCCGATCAGCGGGTGAGGCCGGGGCGGAGGGCGCCTGCGCCGCCTCCACATACGCCGCCAGCCTCGCCCAACTCGGAAAGCCGAACTCGCGGGCGAGGACGAATTGGGCATCCGCCAACCGAACGCGCCGCTCGTCGGTCGTGGCTGGGGCACGGCGGTTCAGGTGGGCGGCGAAGCGTTCCCGTGCCTGAACATCTCCGCCGAGAAAAGCTTTCAGCAGGCGCTTGGCCTGCCCCCTGAGGTAATCGAGGCTGGGCGAGGATGGCAGTTGAGGCATGACGGCTCCCTTTCGTCGGGCCCCGAGTCCACCTCGTCGGGCCGAAAGGAAGGTCTGGGTTGCGGGGAGGCGTGCGGGTGGGCTGTGCCCTTTCCGTGGACGGGAGGCGGCCGGACCGCGCTGGGGCCAGCCTACACCGCGTCCTCCCGAATCCGGGTCAGCGAAATGGCGGACCTGGCGGCGCCCAGCTCGCCCTCAGTCTCCCGCACCCCGCCGGGTCAGCGCCGCGTACCGCTCCAGCAACTCCCACGCGGCCCCGCTCGCCATGACCTCGCGGGCCTGCTCGACCCCCTCGCGGATGCTCCCCACCCGCTCCGCCGTCCGCAGGGCCGCCCCGGCGTTCAGCGCCACGATGTCGCGCTGGGCGGGGGTGCCGCCGCCCGTCAGCAGGGCGCGGGTGATCTCGGCGTTCTCGGCGGGGGTGCCGCCCACGATGGCCTCGCGGGGGTGCAGGCCCACGCCCGCCTCCTCGGGATGCACGGCGCGGTCGATCACCTCGCCGTTCCGCAGGCCCGTGACGGTGTTCTCGCCGCAGACGGTGAATTCGTCGAGGCCGTTGCCGTGGACGACGGTCG from Deinococcus aetherius includes:
- a CDS encoding acetyl ornithine aminotransferase family protein, producing the protein MTALPKPRQPELKTALPGPKTKAIMERDSRHLSTSYMRPYPFVPERGEGVWLTDVDGNTMLDFFAGIAVSTTGHAHPHVVKAVQEQVTRFSHVCLTDYPQEITTSLAERLVAHIERPAEKWRVFFGNSGAEAVEAAVKLARNHTGRSHIISTLGSFHGRTYGAITLTGSKTKYKRGFGPLLPNVSHVPYPNPFRPPLGSTPETCGQAVLDHIELLFQTVIPADEVAAFIIEPMQGEGGYIVPPANFLPKLRELCDRHGILLIFDEVQAGMGRTGKMFSFQNFDVQPDIVTLAKGIASGLPISAMLAKESVMTWPVGSHGSTFGGNPVAAAAAHATLDLLEGVVKHPGCGESLMENAREVGAFILAEVRKMQPDFPFLGDVRGEGLFIGLEFVKPDGSPDGKLRDAASLAIFERGLLNLDCGEAVIRISPPLILTREEAATGLSIMREALATL
- the kamA gene encoding lysine 2,3-aminomutase, with amino-acid sequence MTRATTLHPQATVRSQQMLPRNHRAPKWASVPDEQWYDWKWQLKNRINSVEELEEVIRLTESERLGASAKGIFRLDITPYFASLMDPEDPTCPVRRQVIPTHHELEPFTAMMEDSLAEDKHSPVPGLVHRYPDRVLMLVTTQCASYCRYCTRSRIVGDPSETFNPAEYEAQLDYLRKTPQVRDVLLSGGDPLTLAPKVLGRLLSELRKIEHIEIIRIGTRVPVFMPMRVTQELCDVLAENHPLWMNIHVNHPKEITPEVAEACDRLTRAGVPLGNQSVLLRGVNDHPVIMQKLLRELVKIRVRPYYIYQCDLVHGAGHLRTTVSKGLEIMESLRGHTSGYSIPTYVVDAPGGGGKIPVAPNYVLSHSPEKLILRNFEGYIAAYSEPTDYSGPDMAVPEDWQRKEPGQSGIYGLLEGERISIEPKEFSESRNRPGAVQHRLNSREDKWAAYGVGSATVTDTAPDGMVQVPEPVSGD
- a CDS encoding Lrp/AsnC family transcriptional regulator, with the translated sequence MKQHGGNLDPLDHRILEELQTDSRLSMRELGRRVGLSAPAVTERVRRLEDAGVILGYGVRVASKPLGRTITAFIGVQDSGRNDPTLVRWAKKHDGVLECHSVTGDNSCILKVAVPDVGALETMLGDLIGMGFTCDTSIVLSTPLEGKVLLPPK
- a CDS encoding HEAT repeat domain-containing protein yields the protein MPQLPSSPSLDYLRGQAKRLLKAFLGGDVQARERFAAHLNRRAPATTDERRVRLADAQFVLAREFGFPSWARLAAYVEAAQAPSAPASPADRRSMRRRFLDELAASLLAWSHAHDTQSLGARFALMPLRDILAVREQLNATGELPLVVDGLIQGLSHRQPRVRFDCAGALDHMADGRCAVPLRRLLNDPVPRVRRAALHSLTCDACKLSPLGSEGDLVPVMLDVALNDPSIRVRRSAVPLLESHADARVEETLQTLALSDDLILSRTAQQVLRRQGVRVEEEG